The sequence actttgcttcaggatgagaacagaaatcgtgctccggcggcacggtggcagcaggaggctccattagctaaagtggtgcttcaggttaagaacagtttcaggttaagtacggacctccagaacgaattaagtacttaacccaaggtaccactgtactataaatcCTCGTAGTTTTCAgtcctccattgtatccaaagtcTGTGCAACATTACAAGAGTTATTtaagtgtttacagtggtctgCCAAATATAGTATAAATTtctcccattctttgttaaagttttgatcctcctggtttctgattttcccagtcatttttgccatctctgcataatcCAATAGTTTAGCCTGCCAGTCCACTCTGGTAGGGACCTTTTCGTCTTTCCAACCTTGAGCAAGCGGCATCCTTGCAGCtcaatttgtataccgcccttcatccagagttctcagggtggttctcatcatcatcaccatcatcatagatacagtcatacctcaggttacagatgcttcaggttgcattttttcaggctatggaccgctgaaacctggaagtaccggaacaggttacttttgggtttcggcggttgcgcatgtacagaagcactaaatcacgctttgcacgtacgcagaagcgctgaattgcaacccacgcgtgcgcagacacacCGCTGCgtgttgcgaacatgcatcccacatggatcacgtttgcaacccgagcgtccactgtatataaaataaaaggtgCCTTTTCTCCCCGTTTTTAAACTTCCACTTGCAAGCTCCTTGTGGCAGAGACTTCTTTCATTCCCTTCAGGGCACTATACCCTTGTGAGGCCCCCCCCTGCCAACTCCAGAAGTCGTTGTGCTATGACCCCTCATCAGCCCCAGGCCACTACAGCTCTCCTTTGCTGCCCCCAAGCTGGTTTTCACTGGAGAGGGTAGTGCTTGTGGAATTTCCTCATTGGTTGGGCCTGGGTTGGTTGACCAATCAAAACATGCCCTGGGAGGAGTCTGGGCAAAGCTTGCAGATCCCATCCATCCTTGGCATGGGAAGAGGTCTGCTGCATCAGACCTaaggcccatctcgtccagcatcgtGTTTTTACAGTGGCCTGAAGCAGGACCCAATTGCAACAGCCCTCTACCTACTTgtgattccagcaactggtactcagggACATGCTACTTTCAATGCTGAATATCATtgtagctatcatggctagtgaCCACTGGTAGGTtcatcctccaggaatttgcctaTCCCCCCTAAAACTCATTTAAGTTGATAGCCgtcactataaaggtaaaggtacccctgaccattaggtccagtcgtgactgactctggggttgcggcgctcatctcgctttactggccaagggagccggcgtacagcttccgggtcatgtggccagcatgactaagccgcttctagcgaaccagagcagcgcacggaaacaccgtttaccttcccacaggagtggtacctatttatctacttgcactttgtgctttcgaactgctaggtgggcaggagcagggaccgagcaatgggaactcaccccatcgaccttctgatcggcaagccctaggctctgtggtttaacccacagcgccacccacgtcccagccgTCACTATACCTGGTTGCAAATCCCGTAGTTTAATTGATGTGCTGTGTGGCAAAGTCCTTTTgtttgccctgaatcttccaacattcagctttgttggcTTTCCCATAGTTCTAAGTATGAGAggaagagagacacacacacgtCTTCCTATCCAAATTCTCTACGCTGTGCATAATTTTCTGCCCCCACTGATTGACCTTTTCTCTCTTCGAGTTCTAGCATtaggagagaagaggaaaaacCTTTTCTCTATCCCTTTTCTGTGTGCCATCCATAACTTTATAAGCTTCCATCACGCCTTgctttttctccaaactaaaaagtctCAAACTTTCACAGCCATTCCTCATAGGAGAGTCACTCTATCCCCCTTGATGATTTGGGTGGCTCTTTTCTGAACCTCTTCCACCTCTATAGTATCCTttgtgaggtgaggcaaccagaactggacacggtattCCAACTGAGGGGGCAAAATAGATGATacggagaataataataataataataataataataataataataataataatattttatttataccccgccctccccagctcagggcggctaacaccagtaaaattacaataaaagcatactaggggaagaagaaaaaacccaatttaaaatacgggttaaaatacaatttaaaacgcagcctcattttaatagtagcccatagatcaaaaccgtaaggggagggaaacataagggtcagactgagtccaaaccaaaggccaggtgtcttgcaggccctgcggaaagatgtcaagtctcgcagggccctagtctcttgtgacagagtgttccagcaagttggggccagtactgaaaaggccctggccctagctgagaccaatctaaccaccttacgacttgggacctccaaagtgttgtcatttgtggaccttaaggtctgtggggcataccaggagatgctttagtttcaattcctttcctaatgaccccTACTGTGGAATTCaccttttccacagctgctggATGCTGAGTTGTCCTCAAATtgatgtttttctccctttcttggTGTCCCCGCTTTGTTCCCTTCTTTGGATTGTAGAAACGGATCGAAGCAGAGAAGCAGAAAATCATCCAGGAATGGCAGCAGCTCCGTGAGTTTCTGAAGGAGCAGGAGCAGCTTCTGCTGAGTTGGCTGGAGATGCTGGACAGGAAGATTGCACAGAAAAGGGAGAAGAGCCTCTCCAAGCTCTGCCTGGAGATTACCCTGCTTGAGGATTTGCTTGGCGGAAAGGGAGCGGAGAAAGAGGAGCCAAATCGTCTCCGGCAGGTGAGGCTGGGCTGTTGAACCTTGGCAAGAGTCTCTCTTGATTCTGCTCTGCCTGGGGAGGCCTTTTTGAAAGCGTGAGTGGGATGATTCTCTCAAATTTGAGTGTTTTAAGGCCATGACAGCTTAggcctcaaatatctgaaaggccttTCTTACCGGCCCTCTTGGGTGCTAAGATCAACAGAATACTCTTGGCGCTTCAGCCATACCTCAAGAGTACCGGGGAAAAACAGAGCAGCCTGTTTTCTCATGcgagagcatggcagccattttgggttccATGATCTTGTGTGATTTCGCATCAAGATCTTGCCCGGAAAGAAAGCACTCCCCCTCCTTGAAAAAGTGTGTTGTGGGGTGCTGTGCTAGCATGGCCACGAAATCACACATATTTTGAGTTCCATGAGTCATGTGACTCACATGAGAGCATAGGTGGGAAGACAtgtgtcctggttttgggactcaAAATGTCAGGTTGAGGTTCAGGTGGATATCGGCGCAGGAGAGGGTCTTCTTAGTGGTGGCCCCTAAACTGTGAAACTCCCTTTATACAGAGgggtgcctggcaccttcattatacagctttcatCATACAcggaagacacacctctttactctGGCCTCCAATGcctgatgctcttcgctgctgccGAATTTTaccagatcttgttgttttttcctgaagcgagtctgccataacactttatctgaggctcaaggtcaatcccacggccgGAGTTTGTTTTGCTGTGGAAAATTCCCTTGGCcagtttaaagtggaaaattccctggccagttgtaacaatttcaaagttcctctagggggacacagtaacagtcaatacttgttgcattaaaataacttttccaagtcccccatttaacaaaataagcaacagtttcaatttCAGTTAATTTACAGTTCCTTAAAGTCCGGAGAAACCAGTCAGAATCAaagtatctctcttgcagagttagctgtcaagaagttacattgtccataaacaGCACGATTCACAGTACGGCAATCTTATTGTCCAttgacagcccgttcccaggcattAGGGCTGCTTCAGAAGCACAGGGAACAGGTGAGTCTCTTTCCCTTTGTGGCTTGGCCGGGATAGATCCTGCGACGAAAACTGGGACTGCAGGGTTGTCTGGGAGTGAGATTACGCCTcgtcttctcttcctcttcttccttcccccaGTATGGAAGATGGCGCGTCACCAAAAGCGGAACTCGACTTAGAGGAGCTCGAACAGAGAGTCAACTGTTTCTCTGAGAAAAAGGACACCCTGCAGGAAGTGATGTTGCAGTTCAAAGGTGGTCAAAGGTGGTCAAAGGTGGTCAAAGGTCCCGCTCCCTTCCCTgccctgcctccctcagtttttgaacgtgtAGCGAAATTCTTTTAGGTTCGGGTCGATTTCATTATTAGATATATGGGGGAATAGATCCATAAAAGGACGTGGAAAGTAAGTAACATGCAGTGCTGTAGGAACCAATTTTGTCATGTTCTAGTTTGGTGCCGAAACTTACAGGGCCAagcttctggcccaaagatgggcACTTCTCTATGGTCCATAGCCTCCCTCCCAGTGCTGCCAGACTGGCAATGTGCTGTGGGAGGTGTCTGGCTTTTCAGGCTCAGGTGGCCGTGAGGGTCCAGGCTCTGGCCCTGGTGGTCTGGGAGATCTCCACCTTTGCAGGTCGACTTTGACAGGGGCATAGGACCTCCCACCTATTGGTCACCCGGTGGCAAAAGTTGGCGCGCAGGAGTGCAGGGAGATAAAGGTCTGACCCACTGGGCCGCAAATGTTCCTTACCCATGCTGTAGTTGCCCCCTGCCCCAGGCAGGGGGCTCGGCTAGATGAGCTCCAGGTTACCTTTCCACCTCAGGGTGCTATTACGAGGAAATTTTGCGTTGTCTCTGTAACCCAGAAGGAGAGTGGTGCCCTGCTGATGAGTGATAGCAGCTTCCTAAAGCAACCCAATCAGTTTACTGGCGAGCTACACCCATTCTCTGCACTCTCGCAGCCTCAGTTTTCCCATCTGTAAACTGGGAATAAGGTGGCCTATTTCACAAGAGGCTTTTGTGAGGGTCAGACAGTTACATTCCCAAATATTTTGGGCCGGGTGGACCGTTGATACATCCTTGCTAATTCTTGGGAGTATAAAATATTCTCTTCCTTGCTTTGTTTCTCCCTACCCAGAGACTTTACGGATGGAGCTGGAGGGTGACACAGGTACGTCTCGGAGTGCCTGATGGAGAGAGAGACTAAAACAAGACTGGTCAAAAGGAGGAGCAATAGGCACACCTGGGCCTCCAGGACAGGTCCATCAGCCACATATTGTGGCTGCTCCAGAGCTTGACCATCACTGCCACCTGGTTTTTGCATTACAGGGCAGGTAGCAGGAAATGATGGTTTATTGATGGTTTATAGGAACTCCAATATACCCATTTGTGTACCAGTGACTAGATTCCAAATTGCACATCTGATGGATAAGAAAATCCTGTGTGCATAGCCCACGAAGCTTCTGCTTTTACTTCTCTGACTGTATCTTTCAGAAAGCATGAAACCCTTTTTTTCCAGGGTCTTCTGGTCTTGGATCAGGTACCTGAACACCATAGCATCGAACAGTGGACTTCCAAGGAACCCAGGAAGAGACCATTGAGCAGAGGCCCAGAGGAACACAAGGAAGGTGAATTGGACTTAGCTATATGTTTCTCTCACTCTGGTAATTACCTCTTGGGTCCCACTTTTGTAATGTTTGCCTTTTGTCCCAGTAGGGAACGGGATGAAAAGTGAGGACGAGATCAAGGTCTTTCAGTGGAAGGACCAGACACAAAGGGAGCAGAATATGACTGCGCCAGGCGAATGCCACAAGGTTGTTCTGaagaatctctttttttaaaaaaaatagttttgttagcatatcattttcaacgattattaaacatacttttatatcttatacaatttttttgacttccatcaatcacatctgaaaattttctaatctttttcacttaatttacatttcttacttccacTATTGCATTTAAATATCATAGCTAATAtcaccagcgtggtgtagtggttaagagcggtggactcgtaatctggtgaaccgtgttcgcgtctccgctcctccacatgcagctgctgggtgaccttgggccagtcacacttctttgaagtctctcagcctcgctcacctcacagagtgtttgttgtggggaaggaagggaaaggagattgttagccgcttggagactccttcgggtagtgataaagtgggatatcaagtccaaactcctcctcctcctcctcctcttcctcttctttctcttctttgcaatatttcatatattcctccttacaaaacttcttataGTCCTACTAgagtaatttgttgattacagttgctcttcaaataattcatatatttcttccaatcttctgtg comes from Podarcis raffonei isolate rPodRaf1 chromosome 2, rPodRaf1.pri, whole genome shotgun sequence and encodes:
- the LOC128408721 gene encoding E3 ubiquitin-protein ligase TRIM7-like; the encoded protein is MASDHCILCEKRIEAEKQKIIQEWQQLREFLKEQEQLLLSWLEMLDRKIAQKREKSLSKLCLEITLLEDLLGGKGAEKEEPNRLRQGCFRSTGNSMEDGASPKAELDLEELEQRVNCFSEKKDTLQEVMLQFKETLRMELEGDTGTSRSA